ACAGACATTGCGGTTATAAGGAATACTAATGCAAATGCGGTAATGGCGGTTTATCCTTTTACTCCGCAGCCGGTTATTACACACGCACTTATGATGGCATCAGATATACCCGTTTTCTGTGGTGTAGGTGGCGGGCTTACACAGGGCAAAAGGGTTGTAAATTTAGCGCTTGATGCTGAATTTGAGGGAGCAATGGCAGTTGTTGTAAATGCTCCTACGGCAAATGATATTATAAAAAGGATGAGGAATACCATTGATATACCGATAGTTGTAACGATTGTATCTGAACATGAAGATATAAGGGGCAGAATTGAAGCTGGAGCAACAATCTTAAATATTTCCGGCGCAAAAAAGACACCTAAAATCGTAAGGAATGTTAAAGAGATATGTCCAAGCATACCTATTATTGCAACAGGAGGACCAACTGATGAAAGCATAATGGAAACCATAGAAGCTGGTGCAAATGCCATATCATATACTCCTCCGACAAATGCAGAAATATTTTCTGAAGTTATGCGTAAATACAGAAGTGAAAAAGAATGAAAATATGTATTATGGAGAGTTAAAGATAATGATTAAGAAAATAAGAACAAATAAAGAATACATAGGAAATAATATATATGATAAAAAATGGGATGACATTATAGAGAAAATATGTCTTTTCGGCAAGGCTATAAGTGATCCCAAAAGGGTTGATATGTTAAGGATGTTTGCTGAAAACAAAAGATGCTACGAGAAAGCTGACGGAAGTAGGGTGGAGGACCTTGAAGAGAGACCTGAAGGCATTTGTGTATGTAATTTTGTTGATGCTTTGGATATGGCTCAATCAAAGGTATCATATCATATAAAGGTTTTAAAAGAAGCAGGACTTATTAAGGAAACAGTTACGGGTAAATGGAGGTATTATAGCATTAACTGTAACAAACTTAATGAAATGATTGAAATACTTAAATCCTTCAAACAAGAAATGAAATAAGGAGAGCTTTTATTATATACATTTTTAACGTATAATATAAATAAATGTTTAAAATCAGTAAGGTATGGATAAATATTTTACAAAGGTGAGTTATATGTATAGAATCATTAATGAACTTGAGATAAAAAGAAGATGTTTTGATACAATGACGTATAAAAAGGGTCTTGACTATTATAACAGTCACAAAATAAAAGACCTCAAAATGAATCAAACAGGCGATTCATTTGATGCTATTGTATTGGGTTCTAAGGCATATAATGTTAGTATTAAATTTTACGAAAGCAAGATTATAACTGACTGCACATGTCCTGCAAAGCAAAAATTCAAGGGAGATTGTAAACATATTATATGTGTATTAATATATCTAAGCAGACATAGAAAGGATATAGAAGATTTTTTATACAACAATTTATCAAATGAAATATTTAAGGCATTTGAAAATAATGTCAATACATTAATAGAAAAACAACCTGTCAATATCGAGGTTATTTTTGAGAAAGATTTATATGCAAGAGGCAAAATAAGCTTTAAAATAGGTATGGACAAACTGTATATAGTAAAAAGTATAAGGAAACTTTTTTCAGGTATAGAAAATGGAGAGCCGGTAGAATTTGGGAAAAATTTTGCCTTTATTCCAGCAGTGCATACATTCAAGGATGAGGATATGCCATTAATCAATTTTGTAAGAGAGGTTTATGAAATTGATAAAATTGATGCACAAAATTCTTATTATAGAGCAGGGTCAATTTTTGATGGAAAGCATTTAATTCTAACCTCGACAATTATGAAACGCTTTTTCGACATAATGAAAGAAAGACCTTTTAATGCTGTTATTTCTAATCAAAGATATGATGATGTAAAAATTTTAAACGAAGATGTTCCTATAGAATTTAAACTAAGCAAGGATAATAATGGAATATTACTTGGAATAAACGGCATAGAAAAAATACGTCCATTAAATGAAAATGGAAGCTTTCTTTTCTATGACGGCAATATCTATAATGTTTCGGAAAAACAACAGAAGGTTTTGATGCCATTTTATGCCATATATCTGAGAAAAGGGATAAATAAGATTAATTTCAAAATACAGGACAAGCCAAAATTTGAATCCTTGGTGCTGCCTCATATAGAAAAAAACGGGAATATGGTTATTGATGATAGTATAAAATCATTGTTTTGTAAAGAAACCCTTACAGCTAAAATATATTTTGACAAGGAAAAAGAGAGTATTACGGCAGATATTAATTTTAATTATGGTAAATTCAATATAAATCCTTACAATCCGAGCAAAAATATTACTGATAAAAATGCATTTTTAATTAGGGATATTGAAAAAGAAAGAAATATTCTTGATATTTTTGAAAGAGCAAAATTCAAGATAAAAGATAGTAAGGTTTATCTTGATACTGATGATGATATATTTGATTTTATTTTCAATGGTTTGCCGGAACTTCAGAAATATGCAGAAGTATATTATTCAGATGAATTTAAGAAACTGAGATTAAATAAAAATTCATTTGGCGGCAGTGTTAGATTATCTGAGGAGGGATTGCTGGAATTTGATTTTTCTATAGATGAAGTAGATAACAATATTTTACCTCAGATATTGGCTTCTTTTAGGAAAAAGAAAAAATATTTCAAGCTGCCCAATGGGGCTTTTTTACCATTGGATGCTGAATTCGGCAGTATTATAAATATAATGGATTCTCTTGAGATACCTGATAAGGAGCTGAAAAAAGGAGGTATAAAGCTTCCAAAATATAAAGCATTATACCTTGATGAAAAATTGAAAAACAGCAATATATCCATTGAGAGGAATCTCCGATTTAAGGAATTGGTTCAAAATATAAAAGAGCCGCAGGATATGGATTTTGAAATACCGGCAAATCTGAAGGGGGTACTTAGGAAATATCAGATAACCGGATATAAATGGCTTAAGACATTGTCACAATATGGTTTTGGCGGTATATTGGCTGATGATATGGGACTTGGAAAAACAATCCAAGCAATTGCGTTTTTACTTTCTGAAAAAGAGAAGGTAAAGGGTCCGGCTATTGTTATATGCCCTACATCACTTTTATATAATTGGGAAAGTGAAATAGAAAATTTTGCTCCATCGCTAAAAACCTTGGTTATTTCCGGTAACAAATCCGTGAGGGAGATTTTAAGGGAGCAAATTTCAACGTCGGATGTAGTTATAACATCATATCCGTTGATTAGAAGAGATATTGAATTTTACGAAAAAATTGAATTTACTTATTGCATAATTGATGAAGCACAGCATATTAAAAATCCTTTGTCACAAAATGCAGAATCTGTTAAGAAGATCAAGGCAAAAGGATATTTTGCCCTAACGGGTACGCCTATTGAAAATTCATTATCAGAGTTATGGTCGATATTTGATTTTTTAATGCCGGGGTATTTGCTGTCACACAGAAAATTTGTTGAAAAATATGAAAAGCCGATTGTAAAGAACAGCGATAAAAATGTATTGACAGATTTCAGCAAACATATACAGCCTTTTATATTGAGAAGGGTTAAAAAAGATGTTTTAAAAGAACTGCCTCAGAAAATAGAAACAATTTCTGTAGCAGAACTTACAAAAGAGCAGAAAGAACTGTACCTTGCATATCTTAAAAATGCAAAAGGAGAAATTGAAACAGAGATTGCCTCAAAAGGGTTTGAAAGAAGCCGTATAAAAATTCTTTCTGCACTTACAAGATTGAGGCAGATATGCTGTCACCCATCAATGTTTACAGAGAAATACAAGGGTGAAAGCGGTAAGATGGAGCTTTTGTTGGAACTTTTACAGGAATTGAAAGCAGGCAGCCATAGGGTATTGCTTTTTTCGCAGTTTACAACGGCTCTTAAATTGATTGAGGGACATTTAAAAAAAGAAGAAATCACTTATTTATATCTTGATGGCAGTGTTAAATCAGAAAACAGAGGCGAGATTGTAAAAGCGTTTAATAATGGTGATGCTGATGTATTTTTGATATCATTAAAAGCAGGGGGTACCGGATTAAATCTTACAGGCGCAGATACTGTGATACATTTTGACCCATGGTGGAATCCAGCGGTTGAGGATCAGGCGACAGACAGAGCCCACAGGATTGGTCAGGAAAATACCGTACAGGTTATTAAACTTATAACACATGGTACGATAGAAGAAAAAATTATAAAATTGCAGAAAAAAAAGAAAGAGATGATAAATTCTGTAATAAATTCCGGCGAAACATTTATTTCTAAATTAAGTGAGGAAGAAATCAAAGCATTATTTGTAATGTAATGTTAAAAGACTTTTTAATTTTATTTATTATGGAAGGAAAAAGTGATGATATTATGATAAAGGAACTTATGACAAAGGATATATTTCAAAAAATTGTTGCTTTAGTCATTATGATAATTATTTTGTATGCCATGAAAGATTTATTAAATCTTTTTTTACTGACATTTATTTTATCATATATATTTTATAATATTCAGAATTATATTTTTAAGAATTTAAAAAAATTTATATCCAGAAAGATAATTGCAATATTCATATATTTACTTTTTGTTTTTTTTGTTATACTGTTTTTTTACAAATATATGCCGTTAGTTATCAATCAATTATTTGTTATTGCAGATGAAATTTCCCATTTTGATATAAATGAATACAAATTAAACCCAGCAATTGAAAGTATTGTTAAGGGAATAAATATTCAGGCATATCTTAATGAAGGTACGAAATATCTTATGGGTGTTGTCAAAAACATTGGTTTAGTTGGATTAGATTTATTTTTGGCATTTATATTGAGTTTGTTTTTTAATCTTGATAAAGAGGAAATAATAGATTTTTTTAATAGATTTGAGGATAGCAAAATTTCATTTTTGATTAAACAATACAAGATTTTCGGGAAAAGCTTCTTGAATTCTTTTGGAAAGGTATTGCAGACACAGTTATTAATATCTTTGATTAATGGAGTTTTGTCTGCAATAATGCTGACGATAATGGGGTTTCCGCAGGTATTGGGACTGGGTGCTATGATATTCCTTCTGGGTTTGATACCAATAGCAGGTGTATGGATTTCAATGATTCCATTATGCATAATAGCTTTTAATATAGGAGGTTTAATTAAGGTAATAGATGTTATAATAATGATAACATTATTGCATGGATTAGAAGGATATGTATTGAATCCAAAACTTATGGCTCTTAAAATAAAATTGCCTACATTTATGACTTTTTTGATTTTACTGATATCAGAACATTTTTTTGGTATCTGGGGGCTTCTTATAGGTATTCCAATGTTTGTTTTCCTCCTTGATTTATTGGATGTTAAACTCAAATAAAATTGTTTAATAGGGGATAGATATGGTGCAGGAAGTTGAAAGAAAGTATTTTGAGGATGGTAAAATAGCCTCTGAAATCTATTATAAAGATGGGAAATATCACAGGGAAGATGGGGCTGCCATAATTGAATATCACAAGAATGGGCAGATTAAACGCATGGAATATTATAAAGAAGGGAAATATTTTAGAGAAAATGCCCCGGCATTTATCTTATACTATGATAATGGACAGGTTGAACGTGAAGAATATTATAAAGATGGGAAATATCATAGAGAAGATGGACCTGCCATAATTGAATATCATAAAGACGGACAGGTCAAACGTGAAGAATATTATATAAATAATAAGCATTTAAATTACAGGGAATGGTTAAAAGAAACCTTAGGTAAAACTATTCAAAGTCAGATAGAAGAAGAACTGGAATTATAATATAAATAAGTTTATAAAGGAAGGAAGGTGTGAAGCGCTTATTACTCAGGTTTACTTCGGGTATTTGCGCTATTATTAAATGAATTTGACAAAGGTTGATTATTCAAATGCAGAAAATATAATTATTGAAGAATATATAAGCTCGGAATTATCTGATAAATCCCCTCAAACCATTGCTTTTTTCGGGCAGCCGGGTGTAGGGAAGACCTTTTGCGTTAACTCTGCTGCTAAAAAAATAGCCAAAAGAAACAACTATGAAATGGTGTATTTTCAAGAGCTTATAAGTAAATCAAAGGAAAGTCAAGAGAGATTTATAAATAAGATAATCAAAGAGGGAAAAACTCCATTTTTCTTTGTAGATATAAGTATGCAGACACATGAACCGTATGACCTGTCGGGTATACCTGAAAAAGTTCGATTTAATATAGATGGGGAGCAATACGAGGTAAGTAAATTTTTCCCCCCTTCGTGGGTTGTGTTGTTGCAGAAGTATCCCGGTATACTTTTTATTGATGAAATAACTAATATACAAAATAAGGAAATGCAATCCATCCTTCTTAAAATAGCACAACAGGGATTGATTGGTGATAACAAGATGAGTGATAAAGCCATGGTGGTTGTAGCAGGGAATAGGATAGAGGACAGCGACCTTGCAACAAGTTTGCCCATACCTCTTATAAATCGTATGGAAATGTACGAATTTATACCGCCAAAAGCTGATGATTGGTATCAGTATATAAAAAACAAACATGCAGAAAATTTTGATAAAATGGATTTTGACGAATATGCAGCGGCATATCTTGCCATTGTAGCTTCAAAACCGGAACTTCCTTCAGAAGAAGAACAGAACCCTTTTGCAACTCCACGTTCTTGCGAGATGTTGTATAATAAGATTATAAAACAACAGATGTTGCAAAAAACCGGTATAATAAATGAGATGAAATTTTATGAGAATATATCAAAAGCTGCTCCGGCATTTATTGGTTATAAAGAAGGGGGCTTATTTGCCCAAACATATAAAAACATGAAGGATTACTATACTAAACTCTGTAACGGGCTTTCAGAAAATGATTTAAAGGAAATAAAATCCCTTGGAACTTATTATTCATTAAGCGCTATGGCAGGAAAAATCTTTAAAACTGCAATTAAAGGGGAAGTATTCGGTATTTCTCATGATATACTGCCAAACATGAAAAAAAATCTTGATATTCTTTTTACAAGGCAGCCGGAAACAATATCGGTGTTTTTACATGAAACAGAAGTATTTATCAAGGAAAGTCATTTTAATGAAAGTTTAAAAGCACTTGCATATATTAAAACATTAATAGAAGCAAGAGAAGGAATAACCCTTAGGGAGATAAAAGAAAATGCGGAAAAAATGATTTCATCAACACTTGAAAAATTTGAAGAGGTATCTGGAGATAAAGCTTTATATGAGAAGTTTATACAGGAAACAAATATGGGGAAAAACTTAGAAACAATACCCGTATTTGCAAAATCCGAGAATTTAATTTATGAAAGAATCAGGAAGATTTCAATAGCAATATTTTCAAAAGCTTTAAACGAAGGATATATTTTTAAATCCGGCATAGCAGGGAGGATGTGATATTTTGATATCTGAAAAAACCTTCGAACAATTATATAATAAAGAAAGAGAAAATCTTCGTAGATGTGATATGAATAATATAAAAGAAAAACTTCGGGAAGCGTTAATCATTATTGCAACATCCGTAGCACCAGATAACGAATTTGTTTCGTGGGGCATAGGAATGTCCCCTGTTAAACTTGTTTACCCTGATAATGCGGATGTAAAAACCATGTCTGCGGCAAATGATGGATATATTTATATCAATCCGGTCTTTTGGAATACCCTTTATAAGGTTTCCAAGGAAAAAGGAGGCAATCCAATTGAAGAGGTTCAATATGCCTTTATGCACCAAGTTTTACATCAACTTTTTGAACATACTAATCAGGACATAAAAATGGTACATCAAAATGCCGGAATAGAATATAATAAGAATTTTAAAACATTCTATCGTTTATTAAGCAGTATATGTATGGATTATACCGTTAATGCCCAATGCAATATATTATTTCCTGAAGCGGATATTGTCAAGGAATTAAATATATCTTCAGAAAAAAAACTTATACAAGCATTGTCAAATTTTCTTACACCTGACCTTCTTAGAAAAATCAGCAATAAAATAGACCTTAAAAATCCGGAAAAAGCCTTGTGGATTGAGTATTATATGGAAATAGCGAAGGTAATTAATAAATTGCCGGAAGAAATAAAACAAAAAATAGAAAATGACAGTATTGAGTCAAATTATAACCAGTATAGTAAAAATCAAAGCAATAATAATTCCGAGGTTAAAGGTGTACATGGGGAAACTTTACCACAGGATAAAGATGTTGAAATAATTAAAAAAGCCGAATATGAAGAAGAGGATGATAAAATACAAAAGGCTCGTGAAGCCTGGAAAGAGGGTAAAAAAGAAATCATAAACAGACTAAGAGGGGCTGGAAAGAAAAAAGGCAATCTTTTAAGGATTCTCGAGGATACCATAGAACCGGCTATAAAGTGGAAAACCTACATTAAAACCGTTATTGCCCGTGAATTGGGAGGTAAAAACAAATATTTGACATGGACAAAACCTAATCGCAAAATGGCATGTTTTCCCGGGCATAGGTATTTTGACCCCAATACCCTTTGGGTATTGGGGGATACGTCAGGTTCTGTTTCAAAGGAAGATTTAATGACAATAACAGGATTGGCGCTTTCATATATAAAAAATATAGGAGGAAAGGTAGTGCTTATTCCATGGGATGTAGGAACATATAAATATATATATATTAACTCTCTTTCTGCTATAAAAAAAATTAATGAATTTTACGGTGGAGGAGGTACAAAAATAAAACCGGTACTTGATAATATAATAAGCAAAATTCTTAAAGGAGATATAGTTATTGTCCACACAGATTCTTATATAGATGACCTTGATGAAGAGTTTTCAGAGAAAATAAAAAAAATATATAAAAAAACACGAAATATGATAATATGGTTTAACACATCACCGGAAATAAACTATACTATAAAAAACAACAAATTTATAAAAGCAATAAATAAAGATTCAATTCAAAGACGATTCTTGAATTAAATCTTTATAATTAACCTTTATTTATTATTTTGATAAATACTGAAGGCTTCTTCTAAAGTTTTGTTTTCCACAACGATGCTGAAAATTGCATTACAAAATTTCACAGCTTCATCATAAGGTTTTTGATGAATATTTCTGCCTGTTGCACTGCCTGACACACCGCTCACATGTATTTGTTCGTAGAGTTCATTTAAAAATTCTTTTGGATCTTTTGATGACCCGCCTGCGCAAATTACTTTGGTTCTGCCTGCTGCTTGAATGGCTTCCTTAAAAAGTTCATTTACATTTTCATTTTCTTTTTTAGGATAATTTACTTTAACAAAATCACTGCCCAGACATGCGGCTAAACCACAAGCACCGGCTATCATATGAGGGTCAAATTCATCTTTGACGGCTTTGCCCCTCGGGTATGCCCAAATTATACTGAAAAGACCTGACTGATGTGCTTCAAATATGATTTTGGCAGCTTCATTCAGCATTATATGTTCATATTCACTGCCGGGATAGATGGTATAACCTACACCGACGATATTAAGCCCCGTCTGTTTTCTAAAACGGTCGATTTGTTTAATATCCAACCAAGCGGTGCTGATAGGGTCTCTCTGAGAAGTTTTCACGAGATGGGTTTTGGAATTAAGTTTAATTACATAAGGAATCTTTGGATAATCCATGGCATAACGAGCAATAAGACCGAGTTGTGCTGCAAAAGCACCAATTTTTGCATTTGATGCAATCTTGAATAAATGTTCCGGATTGGCGTCATCTTTGGCAACACCTTCACCGAAAAAATCATCATTTAGGTGTTCCGCTTTTTGATCTGCAGCCATAAGCATAAGTCTTCCGCTTTCCTGTGTTGCAAGCTTGAGATTATTAATGTATGAGGTTCTTTTTTCATAGGGTACATCGAGAGGTACTTTAATATCCATTTTTATAATCATTCCTTTCGCTTCGCTCAAGGCACAAAACGTAATGAAATGTACCACTTCGAGCTGATTTTGTTCTATAATTATGTCATAGGGATACCAGTAAACTACAAATCACGGGGAGGTGAGTGGTTTACTACACCTGCGTAGTAACCGCATTTTTATATGTGTAGATTGTCTTTTCAAGCACAAATAAGTGTGCCACTGAGCACGTAACCTTATCTTTGTTTAAACAATCTCGTTTAAATGCTAGACAATCAGTCAATGCTGTCTATCCCTTTGATTTTTTGAACCTATCGGTTTAGAAAGGAGTTCCCTATGGCTTTAAAAATCGTGTATAAAATCTGTTGTGGAATTGATGTTCACAAAACCTTTGTAGTTGCTTGCATCGCTTCCACAAACAAACAAGGTATTACCACCTACAAAAGCCATCGCTTTTCTACCTACACCAAAGGCTTGAAAGAGCTGTTACAATGGCTTTTGGACAATAATTGCAAGGATGTTTGCATGGAATCTACAGGTAAATACTGGATTCCAGTGTACAACGTCTTGGAAAAAGATTGTTCTATTGTACTTGCACATCCTAAGTATGTTAAGGCTATCCGTGGTAAAAAAACTGATAAGAAAGATGCAAAATGGATTGCTGACCTGTTTAAGCATGATCTTGTTGCCGGTAGCTTTATGCCCCCTGCTGATATTCGTCAGCTTCGTGACCTAATGCGCTATCGTTACAAACTAACCTGCTTTATGTCCAGTGAAAAGAACAGACTCCAAAACTGTCTCACGGTTTCTAACATCCAGTTGGGAAACGTTGTTTCGGACACTTTTGGTAAAAGTTCTAAAAGAATTATTGATAAGATTTTAGAAAATCCTCTTGATACCTCTTTTGATATTCAACCTTTAATTCATGGCTCTATGAAAAATAAAATTTCAGAATTAGAGCTCGCCGTTGATGGTTACATTACACCTGAACAGGCTGGTAAATTAAAGGTCATTAAGAGACATCTTGAAGATTTAGACGCCCGGAAAGCAGAGTTAGAAAAACTGATTCTTGCGCTCGCCAGTCCCTATCAACAAGAACTCGACCTGATTCTAACCGCTCCATCATTTAAAAATCCTTTCTCTGCAATCACTGTCATTTCAGAGATTGGTGTCAACATGGAGGCTTTTCCTTCGGCGAAACACTTATGCTCATGGGCTGGTCTTGCACCTACCAACAATGAAAGTGCAGGGAAGAAAAAGTCTGTCCGGGTTTCTAAAGCCGGATGCTATATCAAGCCACTTTTAGTACAATGTGCTAATTCTGTGGTTAAAAGTGAAAAGCATCCAGAAATCCGTAACCGCTATTTGCGCATCAAAAAGCGTCGCGGCCACAAGAAGGCAATCATTGCTATTGCAAGAATGCTTCTTACAGCATTATACAACATGTTGAAGAAGAAAGAAACATATAATGCTGAATTATATAAAAAATCTGATGCTTTTCCAGCAAAACGCGAGATTACGGTTGAGCAAGCTATACTATTAGCTCAGCTTCAAGGCTATAAAATAAAGCCAGCTATTTAGCCTTAACACTTACTTCAATATTTAATTTTTTAAAAAGTCATCAAAAAATGGCTTGTTTGCTATGCCCTTTTATTCTTATTGCAATTTATATTTTTAATTTCAACCTTATTCCTCCTTGTAAAATTTTATTTAGAATCCTAAACTAATTTTACCATTAAAGTTTTAAAAACGATAGTCTAAAATATAAGTAGCCCATCCTTTTTTATTCAAATCTTTTTTTGATATCTTCAAAAACATCATTTATAAAATCTTTAAAAATAAAGGATTTTTCAAATTTATGTCGAAATAATTTATGTAAATTTAATATCAAAAAGATGGAGGTAGTTTTTATGCTAATACCAAAACAGAAAACAGCAAAGGCATTAATAGGAGTTATGCTCTGTTCTGCTGTCCTTTCAATGCCGGTATCAGGTTTGGCAAAACCTACTCATACAGCAGTATTTACAGTCAATCAATCCACATTCGTAGCAGATAATAATACAGAAACAATGGATGCAAAAACTTTCATGATGAATAATCGTACATATGTGCCAATGCGTTATCTTGCATATGCTTTAGGTGTTACGCCAGACAATATAACGTGGAATGATGCTATACAAACTGCTACCTTGACGTTAAAGGACGATACTACAATAACATTAAAATTTATAATAGGCAGTACAACATATTATATTAATAATCAGCT
This is a stretch of genomic DNA from Aceticella autotrophica. It encodes these proteins:
- a CDS encoding ATP-binding protein, which produces MNLTKVDYSNAENIIIEEYISSELSDKSPQTIAFFGQPGVGKTFCVNSAAKKIAKRNNYEMVYFQELISKSKESQERFINKIIKEGKTPFFFVDISMQTHEPYDLSGIPEKVRFNIDGEQYEVSKFFPPSWVVLLQKYPGILFIDEITNIQNKEMQSILLKIAQQGLIGDNKMSDKAMVVVAGNRIEDSDLATSLPIPLINRMEMYEFIPPKADDWYQYIKNKHAENFDKMDFDEYAAAYLAIVASKPELPSEEEQNPFATPRSCEMLYNKIIKQQMLQKTGIINEMKFYENISKAAPAFIGYKEGGLFAQTYKNMKDYYTKLCNGLSENDLKEIKSLGTYYSLSAMAGKIFKTAIKGEVFGISHDILPNMKKNLDILFTRQPETISVFLHETEVFIKESHFNESLKALAYIKTLIEAREGITLREIKENAEKMISSTLEKFEEVSGDKALYEKFIQETNMGKNLETIPVFAKSENLIYERIRKISIAIFSKALNEGYIFKSGIAGRM
- a CDS encoding AI-2E family transporter, coding for MEGKSDDIMIKELMTKDIFQKIVALVIMIIILYAMKDLLNLFLLTFILSYIFYNIQNYIFKNLKKFISRKIIAIFIYLLFVFFVILFFYKYMPLVINQLFVIADEISHFDINEYKLNPAIESIVKGINIQAYLNEGTKYLMGVVKNIGLVGLDLFLAFILSLFFNLDKEEIIDFFNRFEDSKISFLIKQYKIFGKSFLNSFGKVLQTQLLISLINGVLSAIMLTIMGFPQVLGLGAMIFLLGLIPIAGVWISMIPLCIIAFNIGGLIKVIDVIIMITLLHGLEGYVLNPKLMALKIKLPTFMTFLILLISEHFFGIWGLLIGIPMFVFLLDLLDVKLK
- a CDS encoding ArsR/SmtB family transcription factor; translation: MIKKIRTNKEYIGNNIYDKKWDDIIEKICLFGKAISDPKRVDMLRMFAENKRCYEKADGSRVEDLEERPEGICVCNFVDALDMAQSKVSYHIKVLKEAGLIKETVTGKWRYYSINCNKLNEMIEILKSFKQEMK
- a CDS encoding IS110 family transposase; amino-acid sequence: MALKIVYKICCGIDVHKTFVVACIASTNKQGITTYKSHRFSTYTKGLKELLQWLLDNNCKDVCMESTGKYWIPVYNVLEKDCSIVLAHPKYVKAIRGKKTDKKDAKWIADLFKHDLVAGSFMPPADIRQLRDLMRYRYKLTCFMSSEKNRLQNCLTVSNIQLGNVVSDTFGKSSKRIIDKILENPLDTSFDIQPLIHGSMKNKISELELAVDGYITPEQAGKLKVIKRHLEDLDARKAELEKLILALASPYQQELDLILTAPSFKNPFSAITVISEIGVNMEAFPSAKHLCSWAGLAPTNNESAGKKKSVRVSKAGCYIKPLLVQCANSVVKSEKHPEIRNRYLRIKKRRGHKKAIIAIARMLLTALYNMLKKKETYNAELYKKSDAFPAKREITVEQAILLAQLQGYKIKPAI
- a CDS encoding DUF2201 family putative metallopeptidase, coding for MISEKTFEQLYNKERENLRRCDMNNIKEKLREALIIIATSVAPDNEFVSWGIGMSPVKLVYPDNADVKTMSAANDGYIYINPVFWNTLYKVSKEKGGNPIEEVQYAFMHQVLHQLFEHTNQDIKMVHQNAGIEYNKNFKTFYRLLSSICMDYTVNAQCNILFPEADIVKELNISSEKKLIQALSNFLTPDLLRKISNKIDLKNPEKALWIEYYMEIAKVINKLPEEIKQKIENDSIESNYNQYSKNQSNNNSEVKGVHGETLPQDKDVEIIKKAEYEEEDDKIQKAREAWKEGKKEIINRLRGAGKKKGNLLRILEDTIEPAIKWKTYIKTVIARELGGKNKYLTWTKPNRKMACFPGHRYFDPNTLWVLGDTSGSVSKEDLMTITGLALSYIKNIGGKVVLIPWDVGTYKYIYINSLSAIKKINEFYGGGGTKIKPVLDNIISKILKGDIVIVHTDSYIDDLDEEFSEKIKKIYKKTRNMIIWFNTSPEINYTIKNNKFIKAINKDSIQRRFLN
- a CDS encoding DEAD/DEAH box helicase codes for the protein MDKYFTKVSYMYRIINELEIKRRCFDTMTYKKGLDYYNSHKIKDLKMNQTGDSFDAIVLGSKAYNVSIKFYESKIITDCTCPAKQKFKGDCKHIICVLIYLSRHRKDIEDFLYNNLSNEIFKAFENNVNTLIEKQPVNIEVIFEKDLYARGKISFKIGMDKLYIVKSIRKLFSGIENGEPVEFGKNFAFIPAVHTFKDEDMPLINFVREVYEIDKIDAQNSYYRAGSIFDGKHLILTSTIMKRFFDIMKERPFNAVISNQRYDDVKILNEDVPIEFKLSKDNNGILLGINGIEKIRPLNENGSFLFYDGNIYNVSEKQQKVLMPFYAIYLRKGINKINFKIQDKPKFESLVLPHIEKNGNMVIDDSIKSLFCKETLTAKIYFDKEKESITADINFNYGKFNINPYNPSKNITDKNAFLIRDIEKERNILDIFERAKFKIKDSKVYLDTDDDIFDFIFNGLPELQKYAEVYYSDEFKKLRLNKNSFGGSVRLSEEGLLEFDFSIDEVDNNILPQILASFRKKKKYFKLPNGAFLPLDAEFGSIINIMDSLEIPDKELKKGGIKLPKYKALYLDEKLKNSNISIERNLRFKELVQNIKEPQDMDFEIPANLKGVLRKYQITGYKWLKTLSQYGFGGILADDMGLGKTIQAIAFLLSEKEKVKGPAIVICPTSLLYNWESEIENFAPSLKTLVISGNKSVREILREQISTSDVVITSYPLIRRDIEFYEKIEFTYCIIDEAQHIKNPLSQNAESVKKIKAKGYFALTGTPIENSLSELWSIFDFLMPGYLLSHRKFVEKYEKPIVKNSDKNVLTDFSKHIQPFILRRVKKDVLKELPQKIETISVAELTKEQKELYLAYLKNAKGEIETEIASKGFERSRIKILSALTRLRQICCHPSMFTEKYKGESGKMELLLELLQELKAGSHRVLLFSQFTTALKLIEGHLKKEEITYLYLDGSVKSENRGEIVKAFNNGDADVFLISLKAGGTGLNLTGADTVIHFDPWWNPAVEDQATDRAHRIGQENTVQVIKLITHGTIEEKIIKLQKKKKEMINSVINSGETFISKLSEEEIKALFVM
- a CDS encoding hydrolase, whose protein sequence is MSNTFIPEITTPLRQKMVKVPEVIQYASGIKVYGKLIKSLVFSTDIAVIRNTNANAVMAVYPFTPQPVITHALMMASDIPVFCGVGGGLTQGKRVVNLALDAEFEGAMAVVVNAPTANDIIKRMRNTIDIPIVVTIVSEHEDIRGRIEAGATILNISGAKKTPKIVRNVKEICPSIPIIATGGPTDESIMETIEAGANAISYTPPTNAEIFSEVMRKYRSEKE